CAGTACGGCTGCGTCACACGGACGAAGGAGGTGCCCTTCTTCAAAAACCCTGTCTCCTTTTTTTATATCTTCCCCGATCTGTCCTACATTCCTGTTCGGGTAGACCTGTGCCCTGATCTCAACAAGGTTTCCTGCAGTAGCAGTATCTTCAACCATGATGACAGCATCTGCTCCTTCAGGCATTGCTGCTCCGGTATGAACCCAGATCGCGCCTCCTTCCTCGATTTGATCAGAGAGCTGCAACAGAACCGGATTTGCAGGAGAAGCCCCCAGGGTATTGACAGCCCTTACCGCATACCCGTCCATAGCAGCACGCCTGTAGTGAGGCACATCCCTCTCAGAAATTATAGTTTCTGCAAGCACCCTGCCTGGGCAGCTTTCGAGTGGAACTTCTTCTGTTTTTCTCAGAGTGGAAATATTTTCAAGAAAAAGTCTTAAAGCTTCGTTAACCGGGGTTCGCTCTTTGAATATCCTGCCCATTGTCTCCCTTCCTGAAAAGAGAATTAGCCTCCAGAGACAGGAGGCAGGACTGCAAGCTCATCGCCATCTGAAAGAAGCGTATCAAGCCCGTCAAGATGCCTGACATTGTTTCCGTTTATAAGGACATTAATTGAACCGCGCATAGCAGGAATCTCACTTCCTTCTTCGGGTTGTTCAAAAATAAGAGGTTCTAATTCGGGATATTTTTCAGTAAGGGATAAAAGGACATCAATAACTTTTTCTCCCGACAATTGCAGTTCTGATGTGCCTGCCTTCTCACGCAAATTTGCAAATAACTTGACTTTTACCTCAGCCATGAGAGAGTATTTTATCCTATTCCTTAAATATACCTATGCCTTATTAAGAGACAGCTATGCTGGAAGGTTTGGGGAATAATGCAACAGGGTCAGGATTATAATACAGAAAACTCATCAGGGCTTTCTGAGAAAAAATATAAAACATTAGGAATTCTGATCATTCTTTTTGCCCTGTTAATAAGACTGTTTGACCTGGGAGAACGAGTTTTTCATCATGACGAAAGCGTACATGCAAGTTTCACTCTTAAACTTCTGGAAACTGGGCAATACAGTTATAACCCAGCTTATCACGGTCCCTTTCTTTTCCACTCTACCGCTGCAGTCTTTTATTTTCTGGGAATAAGTGATACAACCGCACGCCTGATTCCTGTTTTCTTCGGGGTAGCGGCGGTTCTGCTGATCTTTTTGCTCAGGAAAGAACTTGGGAAAAAGGGTGTACTCTGGGCAGCTTTTTTGCTTGCTTTTTCTCCGAGTATGGTGTATTTTTCAAGATTTTTCAGGAACGACCTGATCATTGTTTTCTGTACCCTTGCTGCGGTTATAGGGGGGACCCGTTACCTTGATAACCTGCACAACCAGAAGAGATATTCTTATCTTATCCTTACAGCATTTTCCCTTGCCCTTGCCGTATCCTCAAAAGAAAATGCCTATCTTGTAATAGCGATGTTCGGAGCCTATGCAGGGATTTACTCCTTATACAGGTTCTATTCCGACTGGGAAAGAGAGAGAATTAGTCTTAAAAAGTTTTTTTCTCTCAAGATAACAGCTATATCTCCATTTCTTCCCGAGATCCTGCTATCTGGCGTACTCTTCATTTTTACAGTAATGTTATTCTATACAAGCCTTTTCAGAGTCCATGAGACCCTTTTCTCAATTGTAGAGAGAGCTTTCTCCCACTGGATGGAGATGCATAAAATTGAGCGCATAGGAGGTCCTTTTTACTTTTACATTCCTGTTCTTCTCACGTATGAAAGCCCTATTCTAATCTTTGGGACTGCAGGCATTGTCCATTTTCTGAGAAAGAAAGGTAAAAATTTCTCTTTTTTCCTGTTTGTCTCCTACTGGGCAATTGCAAGTTTGCTGCTCTATTCCTATCTCCAAGAAAAGGTTCCCTGGCTTGTTGTGCATATTGTCTTGCCCTTTGGAATTCTGGCAGGAGCTTATCTGGGTGATCTTTTTTCCAGGACTTCTGGCAGAGAACAGGTAAGTTCATCAGGAGCAGAAAATATTAGCTCCGGAGCAGACAAATCCCCTGCGCCCAAAATGAGATATTCCAGTACCTACAATCTCGCAGTGGGAATTCTAGCACTGACCCTGATAATATCCCTGTTTCAGTGTATTTCTGTAAACTTTTACAGGAGTATGGAACATGACGAATTGATGACTTACTCACAAGCGCCTCAGGATATCAGGGAACTTATGGGGAAAATCGAAGGATTCAATAAAGGGTCTGAAAACCTGAGGATAGCTGTTGTAGATCAACATAATCTTTACTGGCCCCTGCCCTGGTACTTCAGGGACTATGAAAAAGCAGAGTATTATACAGCTCCTCCTGGGGACGGAAAATACGATGCAATAATCGTGCCTGCTGCGTACCAGATGTATGAAGAAATACCGGAAGAAAGGTATGCTTCATATAATTTCTCCCTGCGCCCCGGAAAACAGCTTACCCTTTACTATGACAGAAAACTTGAAAATAATGATGAGCCTTGAAAAGGGGGTTCGCGTTTAATAGTAGGGAAATTTGGTTCCTCTTTTTTTCGCATTTATAGGGTTTTTAATTGATCCGTATGCTCTGAGAAAGCAGACAGCTTTATAACAGACCACAAGAAAGAAACAATACTTAAAAGTTTGGATAAGTTTATACCAACTTTTAAGTATACTTGTTGAGTTTTTTTTGAACTTTTTTATCAATTTTTGCCTCATGTCAGTAAATCCTGCCATTCAGAGATCTTATAAGAGTGTCCGGGATTTTACCGATTACCGTTATATCAAACAGAAAAAACATGATAAATAGATAAAAAGTAACCATGCGAGATTGAATTTTATTATATTTTTAGATTCTTAAACGTTAAATATAGATTCAGATAAACGTTTTATCATAAACTAAGTGCGTCATGCTCGGAGTTTGAGGAAAAAACCAAGGGGGGTTTTAACGGCTCAAAATTTAAATGGTGAGTGGTGGGATTATGGTATCGGTGAGTAAGAAATGGATTTTAGATAATGTTCAAATGCTGTACTGCTCTAGTGGGATACTTGACCTTGAAGATGTCAAGGGTCTCGAGGAACCAGAAGAGGGTTTTGAAACAAATCTGAATAATATCGAAAAGCTGGAAGTAGAAAAAGGGGAAAGAAGGGAAACGTTCCAGATCCTTATTCCTGGGGGGTTTGGATGGGCTGAAGCGTTCCCTTTCATTGCGCATCCTTAAGAAACCACTGAATACTAAATATTGTAAAGGATGCTGAAACCGAAAGACTGTGAAAATATAAAAAACGAATACTTAAAAACGCATCCCTAGTTTAGTAACATTTAGTTCATATTTTTGAGATAAAACCCACGGGGTTTATCTATCTTATCTCCGAACTTAGCCTCTAATGTAAACTTAGCCTCTAATGTAATTTAATCTTTGTAACAGGCAGGTAAAGACATAATTAAAAAATATTCGATCAAATGTTAACTTTATTCAAATTGTGAAGTCGAGTTTAATTTTAAGATACGTTCAAATTCACGTCTTCTGGACAAATCAGGATTAAACCCTAATTCCGTGTACTCAGCCTGTCTTACTTCTTCCCAATAGGCATTTTTACTTGCGTTAAATCCGTGATAACCATGCTTCTGATCCTCAAATATCTCACTGAAAAGCTTGTTTTCTGCAAGTGTCCCGAATCCACGAAGGCAGCAATCGTCTCCCTCAAGATTTGTACCTGTTAATACTCTTTCTAATAGCTGCCTGTATTCATTCCTCTTCTTAATCAACTCGGCTTCTGTGTGGTTATTAAGGTCAATTAACTCTATACCGTTTTCATCTGCCCATGAAATAATTGCTTTGTTTTCCTCGTCACTATTTGAATTAACAAACTTTAAAAGAGGGTTCAAACCACTATCTGGATCACTATTAAGATACCAGCTTACATTTATATTCATCACTACTACTCCTCATTTTTTATAGCAAAGACCCATACTTTATAGCCAGACTATTCCCCGGCATTATACATTATTGATGCTACAAGAGTAAAAAAGATATGCTTGAACCAGAGAGAATAATTGATAGTGAGAATAATTCAATAATTTAAAGTCTATTTCCTGTTCTAAATAACCCCTGGAGACCCCCATTCCTAGTATTTCAGCTAAAGTGGAAAGAACTTTATATTACGGCAAAGGGATTAATATAACCTTAAACACATTTTTATCATTAATTTGTCTATTATTTTGTTATCTTTGCCCATAAAAATTTAGTTTAATATACTAAAGCGTTACAGTTTTACATAATTAGATAAAAATGAAGGTCATAAAATATCGAGAGATTCAAAAAAATGAGAGATAATGAATGGTTGAGCTGCTTTTATTAAGCCGGCTTCAGTTTGCCATAACAGTTGCATTCCATTTCCTGTTCGTTCCACTTACACTGGGACTCGCACTGTTAGTAGCAGGCATGGAAACAGTGTACTACAGAAACAAAGCTGAAACCTGGCGAAGGATGGCCGACTTCTGGGGTGGGATATTCAAGATAAACTTTGCAATAGGTCTGGTAACAGGGCTTGCGATGACCTTTCAGTTTGGTACGAACTGGGGTGCCTATGCGGAATTCATGGGAGATGTCTTTGGACCGCCTTTAGCTTTTGAAGCATTACTGGCTTTTTTCCTTGAAGGCACTTTCTTTGGCGCATGGATATTCCTGAACCGCTCACATCAGAAACTAAAAGCATTTTCCATGTGGATGGTCGCTCTGGGTACTAACATGTCTGCATTATGGATTATCACTGCTAACGGTTTTATGCAGAATCCAGTTGGCTATGAGATGGCTGCTGATGGGAGCAAGGTGGTTATGACAGATTTCTTTGCCCTACTTACGAACAGCTATGTGTGGTACATGCTGGTACATACTCTGCTTGCAGCTTACCTGTTAACCTCATTCCTTGTCATGGGAATCTGTGCATATCATTTCCTTAAAAGAAACAACAGTGAAGTGTTCAAGAGGTCTTTTAGCATAGCAGTTGCCATAGCACTTGCTACTGCAGTCATGCTCCCTGTTCTTGGTCATGGTTATGCTCAATATGTTACTGAGCTTCAGCCTGCTAAAGGAGCGGCAATGGATGCCATATGGGAAACAGGTTCAAGAGAACCTCTGTATCTGATACAGGTGCCTGATCCAAGCACTGGTTCCAACAGCATTCAGCTTCTTGGAATTCCAGGTCTTGCAAGTTTCCTGTATACAGGAAGTTTCAGCGGAACGATAACAGGACTTAACCAGTTGCCTCAGGATGAGATACCACCTGTAGGAATTGTATTCTGGAGCTTCAGGCTGATGGTAGCTCTGGGATCCCTGTTTATAATAGAGGCTATTGCAGGCTTATATCTCCAGAAGTCAGGTAAGTTGTACACATCGGATAAGTATCTGAAGTTGCTAATATGGTCGATACCACTCCCATACATAGCCATTATTGCTGGTTGGATTGTAGCCGAAGTAGGAAGGCAGCCGTGGATAGTATATGGTCTGCTAAAGACGGCAAAGGGGGTATCATCTGTTCCCACAGAAAATGTGCTTTTAAGTATTGTCATTATCAGTGCACTATATCTGATCCTGACGGTCTTTGAAATATACATTATAAAGAAAACAGTAGTTAATGCAACAGGGGTTGAGTAAGATGTTTGATTTCCTTACTCGTGATATGCTTGCTATTATCTGGTTCTTCCTGTGGTGTGTCATATGGGGAGTTTACTTCGCTCTAGACTCATTTTCTCTTGGGGCAGGTCTTCTGGCACCCTTTATTGCCACAGATAAAGTGCAGAGAATACAAATCCAGAAAGCTGTGGGTCCCTTCTGGGGCGGTAATGAGGTATGGCTCATCCTCGCTGCGGGTGGAACATTTGCTGCATTCCCTCTGGTATTTTCGAAGATGTTTACTTTCCTGTATCTTCCCATGATGCTGCTGCTCATCGGTCTGATCGCAAGGGGCATTTCCGTGGAATATCTCCATAAGGATGAAAATCCCCAGATACAAAAAATCTTTACCTGGGGATGGTTCGCTGGAAGCCTGCTGACTTCTCTGGTTCTGGGAGTTGCATTTGCGAACCTCTTCAAGGGGCTTGAAATAGCTTCAGGAGGAGTTTATAAAGGTAATCTTCCTGGACTTTTTAGCCCGTATGCATTGATAGGCGGTATACTGTTCGTGCTTATGAGCGTTACTTCAGGTGCGCTCTGGATCAACTTCAAGACCGAAGGTACAATAGCTGCAAAAGCAGGTGATCTGGCAAAGAAGAGCTGTCTTATTGTATTTGCACTTGCTCTGGTCTATCTGGCATATTCTTTTATAGGTATTGAAGGTTTTACAACCAACTATTCAGCCTTGCCAGCTCTGTACTTATTGCCAGTTCTTGCGATAGTGGCAGCTGCCCTTGCTATATTCTTTGTAAAGAAGGACAGAGGGTTCCTGGCATTTTGCAGCAATCTCCTGGTGCTTCTTTTCGTTGTTCAAAGCGGGCTTGCAAGTATCTATCCTTACATGCTTAAGTCCTCTATTTCTCTAGAGTATGGAATAGATATCTTTGAGGCAGCAGCAAGCCACATGTCCTTAAGCGTTATGCTGGCAGGAGCACTGGTATTCGTTCCCATAGTCATTATCTACCAGCTGTGGGTTTATACTCTGTTTAGAGAAAAAATAAAAGAAACAGATCAGGTCGATTACTGATCTGCTTTCTCTTATTTTTCACTTCTTTGTTAATTTAATTATAAAGTATAAACCCAGTCAGACTTTGTTTTTTCATATTTATTCTCCTTATGACCTCTTCCAGAAAAGTACTTTACAAGTTCCATAGCGATAAACGTAGTAGAAGCAAGCGGGAGTATTACTTTCCAGTCAGAGAGTGAGAGCGGAACAGTCCCAAAAGCGGTCTGGAAGAAAGGAACATAAATTACCATTAGTTGCAGGATTATTGTTGTCATGACTGCGTAAACCAGGGGCTTGTTTGTAAAAAGCCCCAGGGAAAAGACCGAGTATCGATCAGAACGCCAGTTGAAGGCATTGAACATCTCTGAGAAGACCACAAGTGTAAAGATCAGAGTCTGGAGTTTCTCAATTGGAAAGCCTCTATCAAGAGCCCATGTTAAAACAATGAGACCCTGAAGAGCAATCAACCCTCCTATTCCAAGCCCGGCTATGATTTCTCTGCGGGTGACAATCCCTTCCTTAACATTTCTTGGCTTCTGTCTCATAATGTTGCGGTCCGGAGGCTCAACTGAAAGAGCCATTGGAGGAAGCCCATCTGTAATCAGGTTAATCCAGAGGATCTGAACTGCAAGAAGAGGCAGGACTTGCCATCCCAGGATCGCAATAAGGACTATAAGAACCTCACCAGTATGAGTTGAGATCCCGTAAGTAATAAAATTTCGAATATTTTTGAATATATTGCGCCCTTCTTCAACCGCTGCAACAATGGATGCAAAATTATCATCTGTGAGAATCATACTTGAGGCTTCTTTGCTGACATCCGTGCCTGTGATTCCCATAGCTATTCCCATATCTGCAGCTTTGAGGGCAGGGGCATCATTCACCCCGTCCCCTGTCATTGCCACAACATAACCCTTTTTCTTAAAAGCGTCTATTACCCTCAATTTATGGGCAGGATAGACCCTTGCATAAACTGAAACCCTCTCAACCATCTCTTCGAACTCGGCATCCCCAAGACTATCAAGCTCCGATCCTGTAAGAATGAGATCGTTTTCCTTTAAAATCCCGAGTTCCTTTGCAATTGCAGACGCCGTAATTTTATGATCTCCTGTTATCATTACAGTTTTAATACCTGCGTCTGCACACTTCTGGATTGCAACCTTTACTTCCTCTCTAGGGGGATCTCTCATGCCCATTAAGCCTGAGAAAACCATATCCTCCTCAATTTCCTCTGCAGTGCGCTCTCCAGAGGAAACTTTCTCAGGAGAGATATCCTCAGCCAGGGGACGGAATGAGAAAGCCATAACCCTTAAAGCCTGGTCAGCCATTTCCCTGACTTTCCCTGAGATCAATTGTTTTGCCTCAGGAGATAAAGTTTTTATTTCACCATCATGAAAAATTTTCGTACACGAGCCAAGGATTACTTCAGGAGCTCCCTTTGAGAAAGCAACCAGTCCATTTACAGGAAAACTGACTGAGTTAGCTTCCACTCTATTGAGGGTAGTCATTCTTTTTCTTTCGGAGGAAAAAGGAATTTCCCCAAGCCGTGGATATTCCTTATCAAGATCGGCTTTATGGAGCCCTGCCTTTGCGGCAGCAACTACAAGAGCTGCCTCCGTAGGATCCCCTTTAATCTCCCATATCTCATCCTTTTTAAAAATACCAGCATCATTGCAAAGCACAGCCCCCAGCAAGAGAACCTGAAGATGGGTATCTTCTGCAGGGAATTCTTGATCTTCTTTAAAGAACTCTCCTTCAGGAGAGTATCCAACTCCTGTAACCTTTAAAAGTTGTTCGTTGACACAAATTGTCTCAACCGTCATTTTATTCTGTGTAAGTGTGCCTGTTTTGTCCGAACATATAACATTTGTGACCCCAAGCGTTTCTACAGATGGGAGTTTTCTTACGAGGGCGTGTCTTTTGACCATACGTCTTACTCCAAGCCCAAGCCCTACTGTAACAACTGCAGGAAGAGCCTCAGGAATGGCAGCGACTGCAAGGGCAACTCCCCAGAGAAACATATCGAAAAGAGGAAAGCCATAAAGAACTCCAAGCGTTGCTACAAAGGCTACGATTATAAGAGTTGCAATACCAATCCATCGGCCGAATTGATCAAGACTTTCCTGCAGGGGAGTTCTGGACCTCTCTATTGTTCCTAAAAGCCCTGCCAGTTCTCCAAAAGCCGAATTCATTCCAGTTGCCGTGACAACGGCACAGCCTCTTCCGTAAGCAACTGACGTTCCTGTATAGACCATGTTTGTCCTGTCAGCCTCTGGAGTCTCTGAAGGCAAGGCTTCAGCGCTTTTCTTAACAGGGACAGATTCTCCCGTAAGGGAAGACTCATCAGTTTTGAGATTGAATTCTTTAACTACCCTGGCATCCGCAGGAATGCGGTCCCCTGTCTGGATAATAATAAGATCTCCCGGGACAAGCTTTCTTGAGGGAATTTTTTTTTCGACCCCGTCCCTTATAACAGTGGCTTCCGGAGATGTGAGGGATCTCAGGAGTTCAATTGATTTTTCAGCCCGGTACTCCTGCGCAAAACTCAAGATGCCTGCAAGAAAAACCGTAAAAATGATTACTATTGCATCAATTAACTCCCCAAGCAGGGCTGAGATAATAGAGGCAGTTATCAAAATGATGATCAGTACACTTTTAAACTGTGAGATAAAGAGCCGCAGGACTGAGACTTTTTCCTCTTCTTTAAGTTCATTTTCGCCGTATTTTTCAAGTCTTTTTTCGGCTTCTTCTTGACTTAAACCTTCTTCTGATACCCCAAGCTCTTCAAAAACGGAGTTTATTTCCTGGTCGTAATACACTCCTCTACCTCTCAAGCCTTCAGATTAACAGGATATATCCCTCAATTAATATATTCGCTCCTACTATATTCGCTCCTCCAATATAAGTTAGTTCAAAGCATATATAATGATTAAGCGTGTCGATATATTACAAGATTTGTAAAGGAATACAGATTATGTAGGAACCTTTGTGGAAAAGAAATATAAGACATTAGCTTTTTTGATATCAAGATCGGGTTTGAAATCTTAAGGGGTATTGAGATTTCGATTAAAAGTTGAAACAGGTAAGGAAAATTGGGTATGAAAATTATAATAA
The Methanosarcina thermophila TM-1 genome window above contains:
- a CDS encoding ubiquitin-like small modifier protein 1, yielding MAEVKVKLFANLREKAGTSELQLSGEKVIDVLLSLTEKYPELEPLIFEQPEEGSEIPAMRGSINVLINGNNVRHLDGLDTLLSDGDELAVLPPVSGG
- a CDS encoding flippase activity-associated protein Agl23, producing the protein MQQGQDYNTENSSGLSEKKYKTLGILIILFALLIRLFDLGERVFHHDESVHASFTLKLLETGQYSYNPAYHGPFLFHSTAAVFYFLGISDTTARLIPVFFGVAAVLLIFLLRKELGKKGVLWAAFLLAFSPSMVYFSRFFRNDLIIVFCTLAAVIGGTRYLDNLHNQKRYSYLILTAFSLALAVSSKENAYLVIAMFGAYAGIYSLYRFYSDWERERISLKKFFSLKITAISPFLPEILLSGVLFIFTVMLFYTSLFRVHETLFSIVERAFSHWMEMHKIERIGGPFYFYIPVLLTYESPILIFGTAGIVHFLRKKGKNFSFFLFVSYWAIASLLLYSYLQEKVPWLVVHIVLPFGILAGAYLGDLFSRTSGREQVSSSGAENISSGADKSPAPKMRYSSTYNLAVGILALTLIISLFQCISVNFYRSMEHDELMTYSQAPQDIRELMGKIEGFNKGSENLRIAVVDQHNLYWPLPWYFRDYEKAEYYTAPPGDGKYDAIIVPAAYQMYEEIPEERYASYNFSLRPGKQLTLYYDRKLENNDEP
- a CDS encoding cytochrome ubiquinol oxidase subunit I yields the protein MVELLLLSRLQFAITVAFHFLFVPLTLGLALLVAGMETVYYRNKAETWRRMADFWGGIFKINFAIGLVTGLAMTFQFGTNWGAYAEFMGDVFGPPLAFEALLAFFLEGTFFGAWIFLNRSHQKLKAFSMWMVALGTNMSALWIITANGFMQNPVGYEMAADGSKVVMTDFFALLTNSYVWYMLVHTLLAAYLLTSFLVMGICAYHFLKRNNSEVFKRSFSIAVAIALATAVMLPVLGHGYAQYVTELQPAKGAAMDAIWETGSREPLYLIQVPDPSTGSNSIQLLGIPGLASFLYTGSFSGTITGLNQLPQDEIPPVGIVFWSFRLMVALGSLFIIEAIAGLYLQKSGKLYTSDKYLKLLIWSIPLPYIAIIAGWIVAEVGRQPWIVYGLLKTAKGVSSVPTENVLLSIVIISALYLILTVFEIYIIKKTVVNATGVE
- the cydB gene encoding cytochrome d ubiquinol oxidase subunit II, coding for MFDFLTRDMLAIIWFFLWCVIWGVYFALDSFSLGAGLLAPFIATDKVQRIQIQKAVGPFWGGNEVWLILAAGGTFAAFPLVFSKMFTFLYLPMMLLLIGLIARGISVEYLHKDENPQIQKIFTWGWFAGSLLTSLVLGVAFANLFKGLEIASGGVYKGNLPGLFSPYALIGGILFVLMSVTSGALWINFKTEGTIAAKAGDLAKKSCLIVFALALVYLAYSFIGIEGFTTNYSALPALYLLPVLAIVAAALAIFFVKKDRGFLAFCSNLLVLLFVVQSGLASIYPYMLKSSISLEYGIDIFEAAASHMSLSVMLAGALVFVPIVIIYQLWVYTLFREKIKETDQVDY
- a CDS encoding cation-translocating P-type ATPase, producing MYYDQEINSVFEELGVSEEGLSQEEAEKRLEKYGENELKEEEKVSVLRLFISQFKSVLIIILITASIISALLGELIDAIVIIFTVFLAGILSFAQEYRAEKSIELLRSLTSPEATVIRDGVEKKIPSRKLVPGDLIIIQTGDRIPADARVVKEFNLKTDESSLTGESVPVKKSAEALPSETPEADRTNMVYTGTSVAYGRGCAVVTATGMNSAFGELAGLLGTIERSRTPLQESLDQFGRWIGIATLIIVAFVATLGVLYGFPLFDMFLWGVALAVAAIPEALPAVVTVGLGLGVRRMVKRHALVRKLPSVETLGVTNVICSDKTGTLTQNKMTVETICVNEQLLKVTGVGYSPEGEFFKEDQEFPAEDTHLQVLLLGAVLCNDAGIFKKDEIWEIKGDPTEAALVVAAAKAGLHKADLDKEYPRLGEIPFSSERKRMTTLNRVEANSVSFPVNGLVAFSKGAPEVILGSCTKIFHDGEIKTLSPEAKQLISGKVREMADQALRVMAFSFRPLAEDISPEKVSSGERTAEEIEEDMVFSGLMGMRDPPREEVKVAIQKCADAGIKTVMITGDHKITASAIAKELGILKENDLILTGSELDSLGDAEFEEMVERVSVYARVYPAHKLRVIDAFKKKGYVVAMTGDGVNDAPALKAADMGIAMGITGTDVSKEASSMILTDDNFASIVAAVEEGRNIFKNIRNFITYGISTHTGEVLIVLIAILGWQVLPLLAVQILWINLITDGLPPMALSVEPPDRNIMRQKPRNVKEGIVTRREIIAGLGIGGLIALQGLIVLTWALDRGFPIEKLQTLIFTLVVFSEMFNAFNWRSDRYSVFSLGLFTNKPLVYAVMTTIILQLMVIYVPFFQTAFGTVPLSLSDWKVILPLASTTFIAMELVKYFSGRGHKENKYEKTKSDWVYTL